One genomic region from Phragmites australis chromosome 1, lpPhrAust1.1, whole genome shotgun sequence encodes:
- the LOC133930231 gene encoding uncharacterized protein LOC133930231, translating to MDQTQELRRAYYPRPDAASSSRSTKAAGLEQVETVRCACCGVAEDCTAAYIRGVRASFCGDWLCGLCAEAVKERVRRDPSGGVAAALVSHEAECRDFNATTRLNPTLSLAGSMRRIARRSFDRRTSSCQERGLRAPAFTRSASCD from the coding sequence ATGGATCAGACCCAAGAGCTGCGACGAGCCTACTATCCACGCCCCGACGCCGCGAGCTCCTCCAGGTCCACCAAAGCCGCCGGCTTGGAGCAGGTGGAGACCGTGCGGTGCGCGTGCTGCGGTGTGGCGGAGGACTGCACGGCGGCGTACATCCGCGGCGTCCGCGCGTCCTTCTGCGGCGACTGGCTGTGCGGGCTGTGCGCGGAGGCGGTGAAGGAGCGGGTGCGGAGGGACCCGTCGGGCggcgtggcggcggcgctggtgTCCCACGAGGCGGAGTGCAGGGACTTCAACGCGACCACGAGGCTGAACCCGACGCTGTCGCTCGCGGGCTCCATGCGGCGCATCGCGCGCCGCAGCTTCGACCGGAGGACGTCGTCGTGCCAGGAGCGTGGCCTCCGGGCCCCGGCGTTCACGAGGTCCGCCAGCTGCGACTAG